One genomic window of Amphiura filiformis chromosome 3, Afil_fr2py, whole genome shotgun sequence includes the following:
- the LOC140148864 gene encoding coiled-coil domain-containing protein 115-like encodes MELENICKELDDLAVHYFQILDDLSERKRKVELLLKEGFLNLSKARYSMGNKAVSALQYDSNVMKALVDVNISEEEDDTSTFELIRHKPRPRQASQSGTDSSEHKQQDDDIQAGSQVRRRKVKTEESKDSGNIQSTEDSIILEEKEEIKMKDLKGDGEKDEEVSLVDPLHWFGILVPSALRQGQTNFVQAVEHSVRIASLQNQLMSVQEKYKSLYKTKKQLKMKQDKEQKDNVVEELTSNGVCVKDESDHL; translated from the exons ATGGAGTTAGAAAACATTTGCAAAGAGCTTGATGACCTAGCAGTTCACTATTTCCAAATTCTAGATGACCTATCAGAGCGAAAACGGAAGGTGGAATTATTATTAAAAGag GGTTTCCTGAATCTTTCCAAGGCACGTTATTCAATGGGAAACAAAGCTGTGAGTGCACTGCAGTATGACAGTAATGTAATGAAAGCCCTTGTGGATGTCAATATTAG TGAAGAAGAAGATGACACAAGTACATTTGAGTTAATACGGCACAAACCCCGTCCCCGCCAAGCCAGCCAATCAGGAACTGACTCATCAGAGCACAAACAGCAAGATGACGACATCCAGGCAGGAAGTCAAG TAAGAAGAAGAAAAGTCAAGACTGAAGAAAGCAAGGACAGCGGCAATATCCAATCGACAGAAGACAGTATCATTCTAGAAGAAAAGGAAGAAATTAAAATGAAAGACTTAAAGGGAGATGGTGAAAAGGATGAAGAAGTTTCTCTGGTAGACCCCTTACACTGGTTTGGAATATTAGTACCATCAGCTCTGAGACAAGGACAAACTAATTTTGTTCAAG CCGTAGAACATAGTGTGAGGATAGCCAGTCTTCAGAATCAGCTCATGTCAGTTCAGGAGAAATACAAATCCTTGTATAAGACCAAAAAACAACTGAAGATGAAACAAGATAAGGAACAGAAAGACAATGTTGTGGAAGAACTCACAAGTAATGGTGTATGTGTCAAGGATGAATCTGATCATCTATGA